The nucleotide window TGATTGGGCACATAATTACGTCTATAAATGTCTAGGGCTGTGGTAGAAGCCAGGGCGTTTAGTTCACTGGCTGTACTAGACATTGCGGCACTTAATATTACAGCCAAAAGAAGTCCGATTATACCGCGTGGCATATTGTTTAGGATAAAATGAATAAAGACATAATCCTTATCATTTGTTTCCACATCCAATAGTTTGTCCTTTGCCGCTTTATCGATTAAATTCTTGGCATTATCTCTTGCTTGGCGTTCCTTCAAATTTAAGGTTACCAATTCTTCCTTGAGTGAATTACTCGGTGAGGTAGCATATTCTGTTAATGTTTCTTGGCGTTGCTGAAAAATGGCAATCTGTTCTTTCTCTAGATCCAAATATTCTTCTGCATAAATTGATTCTTTGACTACTTTATCTGCAGACGGGTTAAAATTTAGTGGAGATAGGTTGAATTGATAAAACACAAAAACCATAATTCCCACTAATAAAATAAAGAACTGCATAGGTACTTTCATCAAGCCATTGAAGATCATTCCCATTTGCATTTCCTTCATGGATCTACCCGATAAATAGCGTTGCACTTGGCTTTGGTCCGCACCAAAATAAGAAAGCGCTAAAAAAGTTCCCCCAATTAATCCAGACCACATTGTGTAACGATTATCTAAATCAAAGCTATAATCGAGTATATTCATTTTGCCATTTGCAGCGGCAATATCCATTGCTTTCTGAAAAGTGATATCTTCCGGAAGGAAATGTAGAATGGCGAAAAATGCAATGAACATTCCTGTAAAAATAACTGCCATTTGCTGTTTCTGGGTGACACTTACTGCTCGGGTACCACCAGAAACAGTATATATTATTACTAACAATCCAATTATGATATTCAGAATATTCAGGTTCCAACCTAATACAGCGGATAGGATAATTGCTGGTGCATATATAGTTATACCTGCAGCTATTCCCCTTTGCATAAGAAAGAAAGTGGCTGTAAGACTTCTGGTTTTTACATCGAATCGACCCTCCAAAATTTCATATGCCGTATAAACTTTAAGTTTATGATAAATGGGTATGAACACCATACAGATAATAACCATTGCAATTGGCACTCCGAAATAAAATTGTACAAACCCTAGGCCATCATGAAAGGCCTGGCCTGGTGTTGATAAGAATGTAATGGCACTGGCTTGGGTTGCCATTACAGATAAACCAATGGTCCACCATTTGGCTTGATTGCCTCCTCTAACGTAATCCTTTACGCTTTTACTCCCTCTAGTTTTAAGCGTCCCATAAACAACAATTCCGATTAATGTAAAGGAAAGAATTAGCCAATCGATCAATTCCATCTTAATAGGCTTTCATTAAAAGGTAAAATAGAATGATATATATGATATTAGCCACCAATACCAAAGTGTATAACCAAGACCATTTAGCTCTTTCAGAAAAATTTTCTTTCATTAATCCTGTAACTGAGTTTGTTCTTGGTTAAGTTGATTATGACCAACCGATAGCATGTTAGCAAATAATCTATAAGCCCCACTAACTCCAGCAGGTAATTCTCTAAAGAAACTGAGACCAGTATAGATATAATTGCCTTTTCCGTATTTGGCGACCAATAAGGCGCCATCTGAAACTTTCTTTTCAGAGGAGTCTTTCATTTCTAAAAGTGGGGTAAACTCCTTAGACCATTCGTTTGGGAAGTAAAGTCCTCTCTCTTGTATCCAACCTTCAAAATCTTTTGAAGTTATTTTATTAGGGCTAGACAGTATTTCATTTTCGGGATGCAACATGGTAACTGATGCATCTTCCTCAGTAACCCTATCTCTAGATATATTCAGTGAATAGGGTGCTAACTGCCCCGTTTTTAATCTAGAATTTGTATTGTATTGTACCACTAGATTGCCACCATTTTTAACATAGTCCAGCAATATTGGTTGTTTTGTTTCTAATTGATCAACTGTATTATAGGCTCTTACTCCCATTACAATTGCATCAAAATGTGAAATGTTATCTGGGGTTATTTCATCAGGTTCTACCATAACTACATTATAGCCAATATTCCTTAAGGCTTCTGGTATCGCATCACCGGCTCCTTCTATGTAACCAATATTATGACCCCGTATTTCCAAATTCATTCGCACCAGTTTGGATTCAATAGGCATAACTGCCATTTGTTTTGGAATATGATCGTAATCAATCTCTATTATTTGGTGGCTATAAACTATACCATTTGAAGTGAACTTTGGTGAGAAGGATACTTCAGAATCTTTATCGGGAGGTGTTATGGTTACCCTTATCTCTTTCGTTTCATTCTTTTCATTAAAAGATAATGGAATTGAAGATGGAGCCACTGTCCAATTTGAATTTAAATCAAAACTCAAATCACCAGAAATATTGGGCTTATGAGAAGTCACATTTATCGAAATTTCTTTTGAATCCTTAGTATTAAAGATTAGTACATTTTCAGAAACCTTAAGTGAAATTGCTGGAACGACTTCAAAGGGTTGATACACTTCACCCTTAACAGGGTCATTAAATTTATATACCACAGTACGCTCAAATTCAATTGGTCTACCATCTATTACCATTTGAAATTGTAAGGTTGGTTTAACCGGAGTCTCGGGCTCACCTATAAAAGCATCATTTTCAGATTTGTATCTACCTAATTTATGTTTTTCGGTTAACCAATAAGGAGCCGTCCAAAGTTGATCAATAGGTATAGTGATAGAGTCTTTAATCTCTATTCTCTTATTATTCGATAATTGGATTGGTTTGGCTAAAATGGATTTGCCATTATGCTTTAATCCTGCTAAGCTTATTTCGGCACTTGACCGATTAATTACTTCGGTTGAAATTGTAATGGTTTCTCCTCTAGTTGCGGTTTCAGAATTTGCCGTAACTTCCAGGAATAATCCAGAACAGGCAGCTATTATATCCTTTATTTCCTGCAATTTAATCTCTTTCCAATGATGGTTTTTCAATTGATTTATGAGAAGGTAAGCATCCATCAATCTCGGAATTGATTTTGAGGGATCTTTAAAATCGAATTCGTTTTCTACTTCTTTAAGAATTTCACCAATTGCTTTACCACCTTCAACCCGGTTCCAACTGGTGTCAATCCCTTCAAAAACATTATTATTGGTAGGTTTGCTGCCTTTAAGTATTTCTACATATTCAATCGATTCGCCTCTACTTCCTGTAACCCCAAAACCTTGAGATTTATGCATGCTTCGGCTTAATGCTGAAATTTCTGGGTTACTCATTCCTTTTGAAGGATAAAAAGTTCCCAAATCCATACTCATCAATTTCGATTTGTCCGCTTTTTCGAAATTTTCCCTACTACCATAAAACCACCAACTCGTATTAAAGAAAAGGCGTTTTGGCTGCCATAATCCAAATGTTTTTATTTGCTCAGGGTAGGCCTTAGGATCATTTGCTAAATCGAAGGCCTCAAAAGCAAGCATCGCGGAGCTAGTATGATGACCGTGGGTAGTACCAGGACTTCTATGATCGAACCGGTTAATTATTACATCTGGTTGAAATTTTCTAATAGCTCTAACAACATCACCCAATTCCTCACTTTTACTCCAAAATTTTAAGGTTTCATCTGGGTGTTTACTATATCCAAAATCATTGGCTAGTGTAAACATCTGTTTACCCCCATCAATCTTTCTTGCCGCTAATAATTCTTGGGTTCGAATTAAGCCTAAAAGTTCGCTTAATTCAGGGCCTATCAAATTCTGCCCCCCGTCACCACGAGTCATAGCAAGATAGGCTGTCTGGGCTTTAACATGATTAGAAAAATACGAAATCATGGTAGTGTTTTCGTCATCTGGATGTGCTGCCACGTACAGTACTGAACCCAAAAAATTTAATTTTTTAATAGATTCGTAAATTTCTGAAGAGCTTGGCTTTAAAGGTTTTTGACCAAAAAATAATAGGGGAGTTAAGAGAAAAGAGACTAACAATTTTCGTGAAATCCTCATAAGCGGCGATTAGTTATGTCTCAAATATAACAAACCATATAGGGCCACTAAGTATTTTAGATTTTCTTTAACGTTGATTAGAGTTTCTAATTTGTTCCAATCGGTTTGTTATTTCTAGACCATTCACTCCAAGAACCAACATACAGATTTGGTATTCCAATTCCGGCGTGCTCTAGTGATAAAATGGTGTGACAAGCTGTTACCCCCGACCCGCAATGGATAGCAGTATTTTTGACAGAAGTGTTTCCTAATATGTCCGAATAATATTTATGCAATTCCTTGGGGTCTCTGAATTTTCCGTCTGTATTTAGATTATTTTCTAAGGGTACATTTATAGCTCCAGGAATATGACCTGCAATTAGATCAATTGGTTCAGCTTTTCCATCAAATCTTTCAGATGAACGAACATCGATTACCTTATAATCAGCATTACTTCTAAATTTTTCAATCTCTTCTATATCTACCATTGGTAGATCCCATTTTGTTGTAGGATATACATTTTTTAAATTTTTCTCAACATGTGGGTTACTCGTTGTTCTAATTCCTGCAATTTCTGCAGCGGCTAAACCTCCATTTAATACAAACAAATTCTTATGCCCCAATGCTTTCATCATCCACCAGAATCTAGAAGCAGCATTGACGCCACCTTTATCATCATAGACGATTACTGTGGTTTGTGGATCGATTCCTAGGTCACCCAATAAGGTGCAAAATTCATTTATGGGCGGAAGTGGATGCCTTCCGCCATCTTTAGCATTTTCTGGAACTTTAGAAAGTTGTTTATCTAGGTCGACATATTGAGCTCCCTCAATATGTTTTTCCATATAGCGATTAAAACTTTGTGGACTACCACCAGCATCAATTATTGCAATATTGCTAGTATCTAGCAATTTTTTTAAATCATTAGCATCAATTAGGGGAGATGGCATATTTTTATCGTTTTAGTTTGAAAGATTAATAATTTCAAATATTAAATAAGGTCATCATCCTCATAAGGAAAATCTTCTATGGCATCTTTTTTTATAAGAGTTACTGCTTTTTGAAGAATCAAATTGTTAGGATATGTGATTAGGTTTCCATTATCCATTCGCAAATGAAGTTGAAATGCCCTTATGTCCTCAATAATTGCCTCTATGGGGTCATCCTTATCATGAATCATAATTTTATCTCCGACTTTATAAGGGAATGAAAAAAACATAATTATACCTGAAGTTATGTTGCTTAGAATGGACCAAATGGCGAAAAGGCCGATACCAATTACAGCAAAAATGGAAGAAAATATCAAACCTAAATCTTTTAGGTTTGCTCCAAAAATAAAAGCGCTTACGGCAAGAGCAATAATAATTAAAGTTGCAGTAACGTAGCGACATATCAAATGGATGCGGGCTTCATTTATTCCACTTTTTCGCCCTATTTTTTTTATCAAACCATTCGTGATAAAACGAATAATAAGCAGTATAATAATAAGAATTACTAAGGAAATCCATTTGTACTGAAGTGGATTTAGATCCATAGAAAAATTACTTTTAAGTTAGACTGCTAAGATACTGCTACAATTACAAATATTGATGTTGCAAACTTTATTTTAGCTAACCAATTTGGTTAATTGGTCGTATAACTTTTCAGTTGGTAGACCAACTACGTTATTGTATGAGCCTTTTAATTGTTGGATTCCGATATGTCCTATCCATTCTTGTATACCATAAGCTCCAGCTTTATCCATGGGATGGTAGGTATTAATGTAATACCAAATATCTTCGTCGTTGAGGTTTTTAAAAGTGACTTCTGTGTCTTCACTAAAACAAATTTGCTCCCCTACAATGGATAAACAGACAGATGAATACACATGATGGGTTTTTCCACTCATAGACTTTAGCATCGTATAAGCATCTTCTTTGGAAGTGGGTTTGCCGAGGGCATTACCTTCATGCCAAACGATGGTGTCGCAAGTAATTAGAATATCCATAACGCCAAGTTCCGCCAAAAAGGGTTTAGCTTTTAGCTTGCACAGAAATTCAGTTATATCACTACCGTTAAGTTCTGGAGGGTAGATTTCTTCTACCTCTTTTAATTTAATGGTGAATTCTAAATCTAATTCTTCTAGAAATTTTTGTCTTCTTGGGGAGCCCGAAGCCAAGATAAGATTGTAAGGAGACAGTAATTGTTTTAATATCATGCCTCCAAAATAACAAAAGGATATATGGCCATCGATAAAATTCCTGTCAACATAATAAGTTTATAGACTAAACTTAACTGTTGGTAATCCTTTTTGGTTTCTGCGGAAAAAGACTTAATTGCAGTAAAAATTAAAGGAGCAATAACCAATAATGCAAAGTAATATATCAACCATTGTTGTTTATAGACATAGGTTATTAAGTAATATACTACTACTAAGGTCGCAAGGATGTTAAGGACAAACAAGACCTTAGTTGCACGAGCCCTTCCTAACGCAACCGGCAAAGTATTCATACCTGCATTATGATCACCTTCAATATCTTGTAAATCTTTAGCTATCTCCCTAAGAATAGTCATTATAAAGGCGAAAATTGAATAATCGACCAATATTTCAAAAAATGTTATTTGGGATGCCCGATTCATTTCGGTAACTACGGGTATCAAATCGAAAATCCCAACAATAAGTAATGATAGGGCAACCAATAGTGCTACTATAATATTTCCGATAAGCATGGTTTGCTTTAAATAGGTAGCGTATAAATATAGTAGGGCGGAGGAGATAACGAAAATTGCAAAAAAACCATTTCTACCAACTAAATAAGACAGGTAAAAACCTAATGCAACTCCAGTTAAATTAAAGATGATGAAAAGGTTGTATGCATTCTTTTCTGAAATCTTCTTTGTGGCTACAACATTTTTATCGTGATTAATTTGGTCCGTTCCAACATCATTAATATCATTGATGATGTAGCCTGCCGCAGCAATAAATACTGTTGAAAGTATTAGTAGAAAAAGACCAAATCCATTTAATGTTATTGTTGCTCCGAATGGTTCAAAAAGGCAGTATTTTATTAGTATTTGAACCAAGGCAATCATTAATAGGTTTTTCCATCTAATTAACTTTAATAAAGACATTAGGATTGAGTATTAGGTTGATTAGTTAGTTGATTTAAAAAGATTTGGCATCAAAATCACTATGCCATTTCCCTTGAACTTTTAAAACTTGTTCAATAACATCTCTCACAGCCCCTCTTCCGCCATTTTTATGTGAAACGTACTTAGAGATAGATTTTATTTCTTGAACAGCATCTTGTGGGCAGCAGGGAAGTCCTACTTCTTTCATAACAGGATAATCCGGTACATCATCACCCATGTACAACACATTTTCAGGCCTAATTTCATAAATGTCTAAATACTCATTGAATTGCTCCATTTTATTGTGAGCCCCTAAATAAATATCGGTAATACCTAAATCGCGAAGTCTTACACGAACACCTTCATTGGTACCCCCAGAAATAATACAAATATTAAAGCCGTTGAGCAGGGCTGTTTTCATAGCAAAACCATCCTTTACATGCATCGTTCTCAACAATTGTCCGTCTGTAGTTAATGTAACTGTGCCATCTGTGAGTACACCATCAACATCGAATATAAACGTTGTAATTTGCCCTAAATATTCCTTGTAGCTCTTATCTTCCATGTGTCGATTTTATAGACTTGGTGAGTAATTCATAAATTTCTATATGAAGTTCCTTTTCAAGATTTTTCAAATGCTTTTTAATTGTTTTTTTATCCCCTCTTATAGCAGGACCGGTTTGGGCTTGATAGGGTGAAAGGTACGAAACCTTCCTTGCAGTCTCCACGATTAACGGTTTCAACAATTCAAAATTGATGCTTTTTGAATCACTAATTTCATGAGCGATTCGATATATATGATTAGTAAAATTATTGACGAAAACTGCGCATAAATGCAGGGTTTGACGTTGTTCTGTACTTATTCTATGATAGTCGCATCCAAGAGAATTGGCTAAATTAGCCAACATTTTAAAATCTTTCTTTTCTAGGGTTTCAATGCAAATAGGTACGGTTGAAAAATCTATATCATGATCTTTAGTGAATGTCTGAACAGGGTAAAACACTCCTCGTCGCAATTCTTTCGATAGATTATGTATACCAATACTTCCGGAGGTATGTACAACCAGCCGATTTTTAAAGGGTAATTTATTAGAAAGGCCTGCAACCGCATCATCACTTACACAAATAATATATACGTCCGCTTCTTTTAAATCAGAAAGGGTATCTGTAATCTCTACTAAATTCTTAAAAGATTCAATTTTTTTAATAGATCTATTATACCATTGATTCACAGATATTTTTT belongs to Aegicerativicinus sediminis and includes:
- a CDS encoding Rossmann-like and DUF2520 domain-containing protein, with the translated sequence MISVCLLGAGNVAYHLFNALNKSKKISVNQWYNRSIKKIESFKNLVEITDTLSDLKEADVYIICVSDDAVAGLSNKLPFKNRLVVHTSGSIGIHNLSKELRRGVFYPVQTFTKDHDIDFSTVPICIETLEKKDFKMLANLANSLGCDYHRISTEQRQTLHLCAVFVNNFTNHIYRIAHEISDSKSINFELLKPLIVETARKVSYLSPYQAQTGPAIRGDKKTIKKHLKNLEKELHIEIYELLTKSIKSTHGR
- a CDS encoding KdsC family phosphatase, which codes for MEDKSYKEYLGQITTFIFDVDGVLTDGTVTLTTDGQLLRTMHVKDGFAMKTALLNGFNICIISGGTNEGVRVRLRDLGITDIYLGAHNKMEQFNEYLDIYEIRPENVLYMGDDVPDYPVMKEVGLPCCPQDAVQEIKSISKYVSHKNGGRGAVRDVIEQVLKVQGKWHSDFDAKSF
- a CDS encoding Maf family nucleotide pyrophosphatase; translated protein: MILKQLLSPYNLILASGSPRRQKFLEELDLEFTIKLKEVEEIYPPELNGSDITEFLCKLKAKPFLAELGVMDILITCDTIVWHEGNALGKPTSKEDAYTMLKSMSGKTHHVYSSVCLSIVGEQICFSEDTEVTFKNLNDEDIWYYINTYHPMDKAGAYGIQEWIGHIGIQQLKGSYNNVVGLPTEKLYDQLTKLVS
- a CDS encoding sulfurtransferase, encoding MPSPLIDANDLKKLLDTSNIAIIDAGGSPQSFNRYMEKHIEGAQYVDLDKQLSKVPENAKDGGRHPLPPINEFCTLLGDLGIDPQTTVIVYDDKGGVNAASRFWWMMKALGHKNLFVLNGGLAAAEIAGIRTTSNPHVEKNLKNVYPTTKWDLPMVDIEEIEKFRSNADYKVIDVRSSERFDGKAEPIDLIAGHIPGAINVPLENNLNTDGKFRDPKELHKYYSDILGNTSVKNTAIHCGSGVTACHTILSLEHAGIGIPNLYVGSWSEWSRNNKPIGTN
- a CDS encoding geranylgeranylglycerol-phosphate geranylgeranyltransferase, which encodes MSLLKLIRWKNLLMIALVQILIKYCLFEPFGATITLNGFGLFLLILSTVFIAAAGYIINDINDVGTDQINHDKNVVATKKISEKNAYNLFIIFNLTGVALGFYLSYLVGRNGFFAIFVISSALLYLYATYLKQTMLIGNIIVALLVALSLLIVGIFDLIPVVTEMNRASQITFFEILVDYSIFAFIMTILREIAKDLQDIEGDHNAGMNTLPVALGRARATKVLFVLNILATLVVVYYLITYVYKQQWLIYYFALLVIAPLIFTAIKSFSAETKKDYQQLSLVYKLIMLTGILSMAIYPFVILEA
- a CDS encoding mechanosensitive ion channel domain-containing protein → MDLNPLQYKWISLVILIIILLIIRFITNGLIKKIGRKSGINEARIHLICRYVTATLIIIALAVSAFIFGANLKDLGLIFSSIFAVIGIGLFAIWSILSNITSGIIMFFSFPYKVGDKIMIHDKDDPIEAIIEDIRAFQLHLRMDNGNLITYPNNLILQKAVTLIKKDAIEDFPYEDDDLI
- a CDS encoding PIG-L family deacetylase is translated as MRISRKLLVSFLLTPLLFFGQKPLKPSSSEIYESIKKLNFLGSVLYVAAHPDDENTTMISYFSNHVKAQTAYLAMTRGDGGQNLIGPELSELLGLIRTQELLAARKIDGGKQMFTLANDFGYSKHPDETLKFWSKSEELGDVVRAIRKFQPDVIINRFDHRSPGTTHGHHTSSAMLAFEAFDLANDPKAYPEQIKTFGLWQPKRLFFNTSWWFYGSRENFEKADKSKLMSMDLGTFYPSKGMSNPEISALSRSMHKSQGFGVTGSRGESIEYVEILKGSKPTNNNVFEGIDTSWNRVEGGKAIGEILKEVENEFDFKDPSKSIPRLMDAYLLINQLKNHHWKEIKLQEIKDIIAACSGLFLEVTANSETATRGETITISTEVINRSSAEISLAGLKHNGKSILAKPIQLSNNKRIEIKDSITIPIDQLWTAPYWLTEKHKLGRYKSENDAFIGEPETPVKPTLQFQMVIDGRPIEFERTVVYKFNDPVKGEVYQPFEVVPAISLKVSENVLIFNTKDSKEISINVTSHKPNISGDLSFDLNSNWTVAPSSIPLSFNEKNETKEIRVTITPPDKDSEVSFSPKFTSNGIVYSHQIIEIDYDHIPKQMAVMPIESKLVRMNLEIRGHNIGYIEGAGDAIPEALRNIGYNVVMVEPDEITPDNISHFDAIVMGVRAYNTVDQLETKQPILLDYVKNGGNLVVQYNTNSRLKTGQLAPYSLNISRDRVTEEDASVTMLHPENEILSSPNKITSKDFEGWIQERGLYFPNEWSKEFTPLLEMKDSSEKKVSDGALLVAKYGKGNYIYTGLSFFRELPAGVSGAYRLFANMLSVGHNQLNQEQTQLQD
- a CDS encoding sodium:solute symporter, whose protein sequence is MELIDWLILSFTLIGIVVYGTLKTRGSKSVKDYVRGGNQAKWWTIGLSVMATQASAITFLSTPGQAFHDGLGFVQFYFGVPIAMVIICMVFIPIYHKLKVYTAYEILEGRFDVKTRSLTATFFLMQRGIAAGITIYAPAIILSAVLGWNLNILNIIIGLLVIIYTVSGGTRAVSVTQKQQMAVIFTGMFIAFFAILHFLPEDITFQKAMDIAAANGKMNILDYSFDLDNRYTMWSGLIGGTFLALSYFGADQSQVQRYLSGRSMKEMQMGMIFNGLMKVPMQFFILLVGIMVFVFYQFNLSPLNFNPSADKVVKESIYAEEYLDLEKEQIAIFQQRQETLTEYATSPSNSLKEELVTLNLKERQARDNAKNLIDKAAKDKLLDVETNDKDYVFIHFILNNMPRGIIGLLLAVILSAAMSSTASELNALASTTALDIYRRNYVPNQTQQHYVRMTKWFTFGWGILAIIVACVAYLAENLIELVNIIGSVFYGNILGIFLLAFFFKKIKANPVFVSAIITQIMLFTLFILEQYEIIKLPYLWLNFVGCVIVIVLAHVLQAIKKPDNLKSPGLE